A part of Chloroflexota bacterium genomic DNA contains:
- a CDS encoding UDP-N-acetylmuramoyl-tripeptide--D-alanyl-D-alanine ligase yields MIQLNDIILALTNEEISPLKIHISSVVIDSRDARSGSLFIALPGENVNGHDFVQAAFDKGAVLALVDQDMGAAFNILDLRPGQTLPVVEEIAFPLCLRVDDALSALQKVAAYWRSIHDVRVIGITGSVGKTSTKELIASLLSQKYNVLKNAGNRNNEIGLPLTLLELGPEHDYAVLEMGFYVPGEIHLLCEIAQPQVGVVTNIGTVHAERAGSQEIIAKGKAELVESLPPAPKGVAVLNSDDPWVLYMFGRTQAKVLSYGIKGDANLSASSIQSHGLDGLSCVLNYRETSHKIHSPLMGEFSVYTILRAVGVALAEGMEWPVIEAGLGSAQVDIRMRRVNLPGDITILDDTYNAAPESTVAALELLQNLSGRRVAILGDMLELGQYETSGHQSVGKVAATAADQLILVGPRSKKTAKAALENGFNEAHLQWYPDAQTACEPAIQLVQDGDTVLIKGSNSMRMTKILAALEGRK; encoded by the coding sequence GAGATCAGCCCGCTGAAGATACACATCAGCAGCGTGGTGATCGATTCGCGCGACGCTCGCTCTGGCAGCCTCTTCATTGCCCTGCCCGGCGAAAATGTCAATGGACATGACTTTGTGCAGGCCGCCTTCGATAAAGGCGCAGTACTGGCCCTGGTTGATCAGGATATGGGTGCAGCATTCAATATTCTGGACCTGCGACCCGGCCAAACCCTGCCCGTTGTGGAAGAAATCGCCTTCCCGCTCTGTTTACGGGTGGATGATGCTCTCAGCGCACTGCAGAAAGTCGCAGCTTACTGGCGCAGTATCCATGACGTGCGTGTGATTGGAATCACCGGCAGTGTGGGCAAAACCTCAACCAAAGAGTTGATTGCCAGCCTGCTATCACAAAAATACAACGTATTGAAAAACGCAGGCAACCGCAATAACGAGATTGGCCTGCCCCTGACTCTGTTAGAACTTGGCCCCGAGCATGATTATGCCGTTTTGGAAATGGGCTTCTACGTTCCGGGTGAGATTCACCTGCTGTGCGAGATCGCCCAACCCCAGGTCGGCGTCGTCACCAATATTGGCACCGTTCACGCAGAACGGGCCGGCTCACAGGAAATCATCGCCAAAGGTAAAGCAGAATTGGTTGAATCCCTGCCGCCAGCGCCTAAAGGCGTGGCCGTGCTGAACAGTGACGATCCCTGGGTGCTGTACATGTTCGGCAGAACTCAGGCGAAAGTCCTCTCCTATGGGATCAAAGGTGATGCGAACCTCTCGGCCAGCAGTATCCAATCACATGGACTGGATGGCCTTTCCTGCGTATTGAATTACCGGGAAACATCCCATAAAATCCACTCCCCACTGATGGGAGAGTTCTCCGTTTATACAATCCTTCGGGCCGTAGGTGTCGCTTTGGCGGAAGGAATGGAATGGCCGGTAATTGAAGCCGGATTGGGCAGCGCTCAGGTAGATATCCGTATGCGCCGGGTGAACCTGCCCGGTGATATCACCATTCTGGATGATACCTATAATGCAGCCCCCGAATCCACCGTCGCAGCCCTGGAATTGCTGCAGAATTTATCCGGCCGCCGGGTCGCCATCCTGGGAGATATGCTCGAACTGGGGCAATATGAGACCTCCGGGCACCAATCTGTCGGCAAAGTGGCTGCCACAGCCGCAGATCAGTTGATTTTGGTCGGCCCCAGGTCAAAAAAGACTGCCAAAGCCGCCCTGGAGAACGGCTTCAATGAAGCCCACCTGCAGTGGTATCCTGATGCCCAAACCGCCTGCGAACCCGCCATCCAACTGGTTCAAGATGGCGATACCGTACTAATCAAAGGTTCAAATAGTATGCGAATGACCAAGATTCTGGCCGCATTGGAAGGGAGAAAATAA
- the murD gene encoding UDP-N-acetylmuramoyl-L-alanine--D-glutamate ligase encodes MIDWNGKQVVMIGAARQGLALSRYLAQKGARVILNDRREDSLLAETKQELSDLDITWVTGGHPFEILEGTDLVCLSGGVPLDLPIVLEAENRGIPLSNDSQIFLEETPCPVIGITGSAGKSTTTALVGEIAKLHYQQRKPNNKAWVGGNIGNPLIQYLDQIKEDDIAVMELSSFQLEIMTKSPHIAVILNLTPNHLDRHKTMAAYTSAKSNILTHQGPDDIAILNRDDTQSRKIYNEIKGRLITFGVNEPHNKQDATFYKRGKLYLQASGQIAKIIKADQIILPGTHNLYNILAAIAISAAASFSMQAIYEGIVNFTGIPHRLEFIREWGGADWYNDSIATAPERAIAAINSFDRPIILLAGGRDKDLPWGKFANLVHQKVDHLVVFGETVDLICDAIGEVIPDQRPYTIDCCAGLEEAVQKAAERVEPGDIVLLSPGGTSFDEFIDFEERGKRFTQWVKELT; translated from the coding sequence ATGATAGATTGGAACGGAAAACAAGTCGTGATGATTGGCGCAGCCCGTCAGGGGTTAGCGCTTTCACGCTATCTGGCACAAAAAGGCGCCAGGGTCATCCTCAATGACCGCCGAGAGGACAGCCTGTTAGCTGAAACCAAACAGGAACTCTCCGATCTGGATATCACCTGGGTGACAGGTGGCCATCCCTTTGAGATATTGGAAGGCACTGATCTGGTCTGCCTATCCGGTGGCGTACCGCTGGATTTGCCGATAGTGCTTGAAGCCGAGAACCGGGGAATCCCGCTTTCAAATGACTCCCAAATTTTCCTGGAAGAGACCCCCTGCCCCGTGATCGGGATCACCGGGTCCGCCGGGAAATCCACCACGACTGCCTTGGTGGGTGAAATCGCCAAGCTGCATTACCAGCAGCGCAAGCCCAATAACAAAGCCTGGGTCGGCGGTAATATCGGCAACCCGCTGATCCAATATCTGGATCAGATAAAGGAAGATGACATTGCAGTGATGGAACTTTCGAGTTTCCAGTTGGAGATCATGACCAAATCTCCGCATATCGCTGTGATCCTGAACCTGACGCCGAACCACCTGGATCGCCATAAGACGATGGCAGCTTATACATCCGCCAAGTCTAACATCCTGACCCACCAGGGGCCGGATGACATTGCGATCCTCAACCGGGATGATACCCAATCCCGCAAGATCTATAACGAGATCAAAGGTCGTCTGATCACCTTCGGCGTGAATGAACCTCATAACAAACAGGATGCGACCTTCTATAAACGGGGCAAGCTCTATCTGCAGGCCAGCGGCCAGATCGCCAAGATCATCAAAGCGGATCAGATCATCCTGCCCGGGACACATAACCTCTATAACATCCTGGCTGCCATTGCCATCTCCGCTGCGGCCTCCTTCTCAATGCAAGCTATCTATGAAGGCATTGTAAACTTCACCGGCATCCCCCACCGCCTGGAATTCATCCGGGAATGGGGCGGGGCCGATTGGTACAACGACTCCATCGCCACTGCGCCGGAACGGGCCATTGCCGCTATCAATTCCTTTGACCGGCCGATCATATTGCTGGCCGGAGGACGGGATAAAGACCTGCCCTGGGGTAAATTCGCCAACCTAGTCCATCAAAAAGTGGATCATTTGGTCGTCTTTGGTGAGACTGTGGATCTGATCTGCGATGCAATAGGCGAAGTTATCCCCGATCAACGGCCATACACAATTGATTGCTGCGCCGGACTGGAAGAAGCTGTTCAAAAAGCCGCTGAACGAGTAGAACCGGGCGATATCGTCCTGCTCTCCCCTGGTGGCACGAGTTTTGATGAATTTATTGACTTTGAAGAACGTGGAAAGCGATTCACACAATGGGTGAAGGAACTTACGTAA
- a CDS encoding phospho-N-acetylmuramoyl-pentapeptide-transferase — MENTSVIIAVSGLSFLMTVIWGDPLIRLLKVWRIGKIVRQDGPDQHFVKMGTPTMGGIMFMLPVTLLTILFNAVSIFGFNLLGRSVLLPVLTMWAYALLGMIDDWEGIRGPRRGLGMRASTKFIIQVIFAIGIAFVLRDILVVPQFYWFTWEEAINLGPFYIPIAVLIIVGMSNAVNFTDGLDGLAGLISVTAFAAFGMVALVQGQSFLARFCFSLVGALFGFLWFNVHPALLFMGDTGSLALGATLGVVALMTGQWLIIPLIAVIPVSEALSVVIQVSYFKLTKGKRFFKMAPLHHHFELLGWSETQVVQRFWLVSLVCAMLGIALILVE, encoded by the coding sequence ATGGAGAATACCTCCGTTATCATCGCCGTCAGCGGTCTGAGCTTTTTGATGACCGTAATTTGGGGAGATCCACTGATCCGCTTGCTCAAAGTCTGGCGGATTGGCAAAATCGTGCGCCAAGATGGTCCAGACCAGCATTTCGTAAAAATGGGCACACCAACGATGGGTGGGATCATGTTTATGCTCCCGGTCACCCTGTTGACGATCTTATTCAACGCGGTATCCATTTTCGGCTTCAACCTGTTGGGGCGTTCGGTGCTGCTCCCCGTGCTCACCATGTGGGCCTATGCCCTCCTGGGTATGATCGACGACTGGGAAGGCATTCGTGGCCCTCGGCGCGGTCTTGGAATGCGTGCCAGCACCAAATTCATCATCCAGGTGATCTTCGCCATTGGAATCGCATTCGTGCTTCGAGATATTCTCGTCGTTCCGCAGTTCTATTGGTTCACCTGGGAAGAAGCCATCAACCTTGGCCCGTTCTACATCCCGATTGCGGTGTTGATCATCGTAGGAATGTCGAATGCTGTGAACTTCACCGATGGGCTCGATGGCCTGGCCGGTTTGATCTCGGTCACAGCCTTCGCCGCCTTTGGGATGGTTGCCCTCGTTCAGGGGCAATCTTTCCTGGCAAGGTTCTGCTTCTCGTTAGTTGGCGCCCTGTTTGGCTTTTTATGGTTCAATGTCCATCCCGCCCTGCTGTTCATGGGCGATACCGGCTCTCTGGCGCTTGGCGCCACCCTCGGCGTGGTCGCCTTGATGACCGGTCAGTGGCTGATTATCCCCCTGATCGCCGTCATCCCCGTCAGCGAAGCGCTGAGCGTTGTTATTCAAGTGAGCTATTTCAAACTGACCAAAGGCAAGCGGTTCTTCAAGATGGCCCCGCTGCATCACCATTTTGAGTTACTGGGATGGAGCGAAACGCAAGTCGTGCAACGCTTCTGGTTGGTCAGCCTGGTCTGTGCCATGTTAGGCATAGCCTTAATTCTGGTGGAGTAA